GATCagtgttacataaaaaacggGCAAAGAAACGGTAATTTTcacagaaaacggaaaagggtCCATATTTGTTTGCACACAGAAGTCCCATTGATTTTACGCCGATGGACCAAGTGCCGGTGGTCAGAAGTCAATATGTGGGAAACGCTTTAACTTTGGTCTATTTGTAGTAGCTCTCTCGTAATGTAGCCCAAGGTAATGCTTCTAGCTTTCACTTTTTGGTGAACTATAGTGTCAAAAGAGATGATATTTCAAACCTATCATGACCTCTGAATGAGCCTTCGGTCGCGCGAGCTTGAAGATAGAtggcaaagaaataaaaaaggaagtgaATAAATTCGTGtgttattagttattatttTGCGACTAttggaacataattttcattgaataaaatttcatttggttgATTTCATTGTTGAACACGCTTCTTTTAAGTAGTATTTTGTAAGGACAGTCAAGACTAGAAAGACGTTTTACGTCCTCGTTCACAGATAATCACAAACAGTATAGAGTCGTCACAACTACATCAGACGAGACATTCTGACCACTGCGAAGAAGCTAAAGTCCTGTTCCCAGATAATTCAGAGAACTAGTAGTCCACCAGAGCCCCATTATCTAATCACTTTATTTACTATCTattattcatttattatttatttatttatttatttgttttatcttAACTCTTCATCACATTGAGCAAATGCAAAGTTCTAATAAATcgtggaaaacataaaaaaagaaaaaaagaaaacagaaaagagaaaagtgaacatttttgtatgcaaaaaatatcgagcaaaaatattgatgaaagtaaaaatattGCTTTAATTTCGAAGGGGGCATTGTCCGGGAATCAAAGAAGATTGACGAGCATAAAAATTCAGCTCTAACATCAGACACCTTTGGACAATCCATTAAGGTACGGACAGGTGAACATtgagcaaaagaaaaggaacatcGATAATAACATGATTGTGACCGTTCAATTCAACGGACGAAAATCAAGCAATAGGCAGCGGCCTTCCAAAATGGGCGCTGTCGTTACCACCGCCCTACGGGGAAAGGCGGCCGTTAATCGATTTCAAAGTTAGAGAATTTCAGTTATAATTccctaaaatagataagtaCAGGTTTAACAGCACGTTCACTGTGAGAATTAAGGGTTACGAAAAACAATcgtcaatcaattttaaacattgtttGCATTCCAGCATAGGCAGTTCGTTGGCAGCATAGGTGTTGGCAGTCTTCTCTAAAAATGACTTCGCTGGATTTTACATCGATTTTCATGGTGTATTGACTTTTGTCCAACGCTTCCACTGTTCAGGGTGAGAGCTTAACTGCCCTTCTTTATAGGCGTGTACCTTCAACTCGCGATATCGTTCCAAAGAAGTAAAAACGCCGTTGGCAAACGAAAGATAATCATCAGTCCACAGATATGTCCGAATGATCATCGAACGCGGACGTGCTGCACAGTTTCTCTTTCAGAGGAAGCAAGCAAAGCAACACCCTTTTCAACTTGACCTCAACATAACCCGTAGAAACATATCTTAAGGCCTCACCCAGCAAGAAAGCATCACAAagcaagcaaataaaaaaaaactttttgcAAACACAAGATAATCGCCAGTCCGAAGATATGCCTGAATCATCATTGAGGGCAGACGTGTGAGGAAACAAAGCAACGCCATTCTCACCAGTGAATTGATATTAACATAGACACATGTCTTAAAGCATCACTCAGGGGCAGTTTTGGTATCACTGCCACGATGGCTCAACTAACTTAATCCAAAGGTTGATGTATCGGTAAGTCAGACCGCAAAGCGGCTGGCTTCATATCCTCGAACTTCTATTCCTTCCATCCCATGCCGGCCGGGGGCTCACCGGGTTCGGTGAGACCTTCGATCGTATGCTAACAGGGAAGGAGTTTCGAGCACCTGTTCCACCATGGAACTGTGGTCAACACAGCGTCTGTTGTCCGAGTCAGGGGGGCTGAGTTATGAAATCGGCGGTTCCTCGGCAGCTCAACCTTAGACGGCAGGCCTATCAAGCGAGGAAAGACACATACATAAGGCAAGGGATACCATGTAATATCGTGACgtatattatattttttcaGTTACCGATTACTTGCAAGTCTGAGCAAACTCCATCTGAGGTGACCGcataaaaaaatcctttcatcAGCATTAAAGCATGAAACTATTAATTGACAGAAGCTGCTGGAATCCTGTATTTTCGAAGAAATTTGCATCGCCGATGAAAGGGAAACCCATTTTCGAAGGAGCATCGTAGCGAGTTTTCCTCGTAAGGCTATACCAAAGAGCTTCCAAGTGCGCTGAGCGAAATGTCGGAAGATCCGGAGTCCACAGAGCCACCTAAATTCGGGGCATCAGTTTCACTGCTTGGTGCGAGATCGCGATATGGACGAAGGCATTTGCAGTCATCAagcggaaaatggcaaacgagGTACCAAGATCTGGTACGACTGACTGGAACGCCAAGGACGATATGTCAAGGTCCAAACAACGTTGTTATGGGTAGCGACCGCATTTTGGGCGTAAAGCCAACACTAGCAACTTGTATCAGCAGACCGctgatggaaatggaaaatttgtgtaaaatgttcataaaatgtgttttcggTTGATATAATGGATATTTAGGTAAAGTCTTCAGAGTGAACGATTCCATTCGCTCTATCAGACTATTGAAAATGCGTTGGCAATGCTTTTTAGCACAGAAAATATAATGAAATATCGTacaaaataggaaaatgaTGCAGAATTCCAAGTTTCAGCGTGACGATAGGTTTTAGACGTGATAGTTTATAGAGTTTCCTTCTCCTGCATTTGCGgcataacattttttttttctatgaaTCAAGACCAGCGAGGGAATGTATTCCACATTAAAAGGCCGATGCGGCTTCGGGCAACATCAACACATCAAAAACATCGGTGAAATGGTTGCGAGGTTCGCGGGTGATGTTGTTTGAAGAGCCAACGTCGTCTCTTTCGCGCTGGATCCGAATGCTCAGTTCATACCATACCCGGCTCCCGAGGTGTTCAAACGTTGAGCTCACTTCGTCCGCATCACACCTGCGGTCGAGCCGTTTTGTGGTCTAGCGActttgaacaataaaaattgtcCGTTCAATTAAGCACGCCGCAGAGCAACTGGTTCGTGTAGTGGTTAAATAGTAGGAGGGCAAAGCTCTGGCTATGCTGCTGTAGTTTCATGCTACAGCTGAACAGTGCTAGAATGTGGCTTCAGTGCAAGTAAACGCCTGTTCAAACGATTGAAGATGTTGACTTTCGTTCACGGGATTCGGCGTTCAGTGGTTTCAGCTGTTCTTGTCTCGCGTCCACCCACCAAACACCTGATTCGTTGAATGTGTATTTATGTTGTACGTGCATGCTTATGCTGTCGAAATATTGTAGTGCAAAAGTTGGTGGCATCGGGTCTGGGCACAGTATGCAAaacgtgaaaaatgtgtcgccGAAGAGTTAAATGTGCGCACCAAACAGTGGTCGAGACCACTGTGAGACCGCATATCGTGGCATTTCTTGTGATAGTTACGGTACTGATGCAACATTCTATAGTATGCATTCACTTGGATATAGAACGAGTAGACTATTTAATATTGAATAATATTAAGGTAAGCAATGGTGGCAGTACATTTTTTAACTCTTATTCGCAGCTTATTCATAAAACTAATTTGTGTAACAATATCTGGACAAAAAGCAACAGGAGTTTTGGACGCAAATGCGCAAACTGTAGGACGAGCCTGTTCCAGTGTACAGTGCAGTAAAAAATCCCAGAACCATTCCGGCAGCTTAACTTCCAACTGATTCCAATGACCTGAATTCTAATTACACGGTAGTTGAGTTACGATTGTTGTCCGCAAGTTTAGTCAACTCGCGTTCCCGTTCATAATCGCGAACGTATCTAATGTATGATACGTCACGCACCGTGAGGTGTAGAAATAATAGAATGGTATGGAGATCCACTAAGAATTGCCATATTTGTCACATTTACTTTGTACTACACTGAAACTTTACGAAACTATGTCTACTTTCAATTTCACCTGCCCAATTCACCTGCTCCGACCTGCAAACTGCAAAATGCTATGTGTAGTAATTTGTTGGTATGCAAAAGTTTGcattttatacattttattaacattttgcttactaaattttaaactttgaCTTATAGCAGACATTGATTTACAACTTTAAATCCATGATAATTGAATAATCGGTTCACGAGCCCATTTTTGCCGAGGCGAACCtgaaaaacacgaaacgaagGGACACTATAAGAATTCTTCTGGCAGCCAGTTTAATTGCAATTAAAGTTCCCTAAATTGGGCAAATGCAAAATCCGGGATTCAGAGTGGTTTGTCTTGTCGAAGTAAGCAACCATTTGCCTTTGGAAGAATATTTCTTTGCGTAAAGTAGCGAAATGAATGTCAGTCGCTTGAAAGCCAGCGTGGGATGCCCCGATGTGTTCCACATTTGCGACATTCGCCTCTCTGCTTCTGGCTCGCTGCCATTATTTGAATCTGTGACTATTTTCTCAAGACAATTTACATGGAGACGATACGACTCTTTGGGTCAGTCTTTGGCGATGAGAGAAAAAGTTACGCAGTGCCATCGCCAATGTTGCCGGTGTCGTTCGGACACCGAAAAGCACGAAGCCTTATGCTTTTGCTATGCGCTTTGTGATGTTGCACTCCCAGGTGACTCAACCAGAACGTTCATTGCAACCTGCCTCTGGAGGACCGTGATGTGTTTTCATTGGCTGTTAGTTTCCTCTCCATGCAAAACCAtggaaacgatggaaaataGCCCTGTTTATTAGCcctgtttttcatttcagaatatttttgaatacCGTATGCAAATGCCGACTTTCAAACGCGTTAAAACAATAATGGGGTAGGATTGGCATTGGCATAGTTTCTGGTCAATGTAGAACGCGAGACATTTTTACGTGAGTGAGAACAAACGTATACAATAAGTTTCGGCTctgttatttaaatttgattgtCACCATGGTTTAACTAATCGCCAGCCGCTAACCTTGTAAATAGAGTACCACGGATTTCGGGTTGCAGCGAGTTTCATTGAAGTTTGGCGAAACTGTGGCCCTCATGTTGACCTACGGGAGAAATGGTTGATCCACATCATAAAAGTAGAGGTTAACCTGTAGAAATCGGGAGCGTACTTCCGCATTGGACTCTCGGCACTTCCAAAGGAgcattgtttttccattcgatATGTTACTACATGGTTTATTTGGAGCGGTGCAACCATAAATTATAccttatttttcaatttcttttaaTTACAGATAGACGAAAAAAATTTATATAAATATATCGACAAACACGAACAACTAATGCTGTTTGGTGGCAGTCCGAAGGGTGAGTTAATATTTTCTTCCTACGGTTCTATACCATCGTACCGCATACTATCGtttaaaactttaaacaaatttgcttttaaaagGTTACAAATTCCGTGGGGAAATTCTTCAGTGTACCGTTTGTGGCGAACTAAGCTTTAGGGGAAACTGAGAGATAGACGTTTATTTAGCAGcccttttatgttttaatcttTTCGCTTCTATTGCAATAACGTTGCGGTGCGAGGTGCCCATAAAAACCTTTTTGACTTAAGGGAAAAAATTGCACGAGTACCAACGCACTGTAGATTAGCCGGAGACGGAGTGGAGCCTTTGCTGGAGATTATCTTTTCAAAAGACCCCAAACGAAGCATTTAACGCCAGATCACACCAAAACCCCCTTCACAGACCCCCAAAACAGAGAGCCAGTcttgtggtgtggtggatCCAAAGCGCTTACCCCATCTTTTGGGGATGGGCCAAACtccaatttaaaatgtttttgttgttgtcgcggatcacagcatttttttttgcaggcgTCAAGAAACATAAGCACCTAAGAATTGAGTTGAATGGGCCACAGTGATCGCTGAGATGAAATCTCACGATCGCAGTTTGGTTCTCATTGCACGAACAGCAACTTCACTGTGAATTGACAGAAGCGCGGAAAGAATATGTACCAATTCCTATTGAAACAGTTCGCGGACTCTGTTTGATTGCTAACAGCTTTTTTGAAACATATTCGTCAATTGCTTAAAGTTTATATAACCCCATTTCTGCTTGTCCCCAACAGACGACTTTACGATTATAAGCGTACACCAAAGAAAACGTGCAGCCAGATCATGGCCCGGTATTGGGCATTTACACTTTAATATGGGAGGCGCAGGTGGGCACAGGGAAGGACGTGGTAAGAAACGAAGGTAAACTACATAGTGTTACTATTTATTGAGTTACGGTTTGATAACATTTTAGGTGCCAACTTTTCACTACAGCTACAGAAATCGGATATTTTGATAGACGATTCGTTTGTCTTCCTAAAACACTACGACAACAGTACGGTCCTCCTAGACGATTCCTATGACCGCATAATGAGGTACAAAGATTGTTTCTACCGAAATGAACGTGCCGCGTTCGACCTATGCGAAGGGAACGTTCGTGGGTTGGTCAGATCGAATGAAACCAATATTATCATACACCCGCTACCGGAACGATTTGGGAAAAGGGCGCATATTTTACTGAACAAGGACAAACTGCAAGacacgcgatcgatcgcggagCTCCCAGTAGCAGTCCAAACCCATGGACGGCGACACAAGCGCCAATTGGACGGCATCTCGGTCGTACCGGATGTGTTGCACATTGAAACCGCCATCTTTATCGACAAGGACCTGTATCGGCACATGGTGAAAAACTATCCCAAAAACACGGAGGGTTATCTCATACGTTTTATCCTGACCATGATAAACGGGGTTCAAATCCTGTACAACCACCCATCGTTGGGACACACGATCAACTTCATTCTGAAACGGCTGGAAATACTACACAACGACCCCCAGGATCTACGGAGATCGATCGATATTGACGTCTACCTCAACAGTTTCTGTGGCTGGCAGCGGAAGCTCAACCCGATTTCCGATGCCGATCCGGTGCACTTTGATCATGCCATTATACTCACGGGCTTGGATCTGTTCGTGGTGAACAAGAATGGGAAAAGCAGCAATCAAGTGGTGGGCCTGGCGCCCGTCAGCGGAATGTGCACGGCCACATCCAGTTGCACCATCAACGAGGGAAAGCACTTTGAAAGTGTATTTGTCGTTTCCCACGAGATAGGGCACAAGTATGGCAATCACACTCAAGCATGGTTCACTTTGATCAAACTTTATGCCTATTTTTCTCAGTCTCGGCATGCGACATGACACATCGGAAAACAACTGTGATCCTACTTTGTACATCATGTCACCCACTCTGGGCAGTGGCAAAACCTCGTGGTCGTCTTGCAGTAGAAACTATTTGAATGCTTTCCTTAAGTATGCGTTTGCTAACCAACCGCAGCGCGGTATTACGGTGCACCTTACAATCTTCCGTGTCTATTGCAGAACATCGCAGGCCACCTGCTTATTCGATCGAGGACATTACGAATTGCTACTCGATCACACGCGGGAGGGAAAGCTGCCCGGTGAGCGGTTCGATGCCGACCAACAGTGCCTGCTGAAGTACGGAAAGGATAGTGTGCGATCGAAAACACAAGATTTAACCGATATTTGCCGGGACTTGCACTGCCAGCGGGATCGCTATACCTGGACCTCTCATCCTGCCCTGGAGGGAACTAGCTGTGGAAAAGCGATGGTAATTGTTCTGTTACACGACATGCTCGAAAATAGTAACACATTGCTGCTTGTCCCATTTTATGCTACGCAGTGGTGCAGAAGTGGCGTTTGTACATCGAAAATCACGAGCCTTTCAGCACACCCGAACGGTCAGCGTATCACCGCATTCAAAACAATAGACAAGAAAACTTTTCTGGAAGGCATCAGACTTGCCAGTTTGAAACAGGATTTAACGAAAGCGATTAGTGTAATTCCAACGTGGAGCCAGTGGAGTGACCCAACGGAATGCGTTTCGGGATGTTTGTACGGAGAGTCGGGAAGGTTGAAAGAAGGAAGCACGGGGCTGCGGCAATTTACGCGAACATGTCTCGACAAACGGTAAGTGCCATTTTATATTACCTATCGGAGTACACCGTAGGAAGATCAAACTCACACGTAACGATCCCACCATATTACTACTTAGTATTGTTTCGTATGCAGTTTAcgaattatttgtttttcaattaagTTTGGTCTAAAATGCAGCTTATTACGAATTTGAAAAGTTGGTTTGAAGGGGTTTCGGTTTAGTGTATAAGAGTGATAATGGCCGTGAACTTTTCTTACAATTCCAGTAAGCACTGCTCAGGTTCCAGCCGAAAGTACGAGACGTGCCTCAACAAGCAGGTAAGTGCAATTGTAGAAACCCAATATTGTCAAACCGGTAACACTGCTGCATGTTTTTCGTTTAGTGTTACAATATTGCGCGGATAACGGTATCGGAGTTTTCCAATCAAATTTGCGGCCGTGCTCAGGAGTTTGATGCTGACATCATAGGGTATGGCTTGCAGAAGGCAGTTCTAGATGCCGAAGACGCCTGTAAAGTATTTTGTGCCACAAAATCTGGCACACCGAAGACCAAAAGCTGGATTTACCCCGATGGAACTAGGTGCCAGCTGTTGGATGGAAACCAGCAGGACACGTACTACTGTGTGAGCGGTCGCTGCGAGCTGTTTGATTGCAACAACACGACCAACAACTACTATCGACTACACGCAATGCTTTGCCCGTCGAGCTATGATGTGGAGCGAATAAGTAACAGTATATATCGAGAAAATCACCGAGATTACAAAGAGTTCCGCTTGACCCAAAAAAGTGTGTCAACCAATCAAATTGCTGAAAGGATGACTACTATTACACAAGGTACACGTAGCTCTCAGTACTTAGTTGATATGTGCGTTGTAACGTATATTTTTCTGCAGAGTCCACCAGCAATACCGAGCGAAGCGGAAAACCAAACGGCGATAGTTACATTACAGATCATTATAATGCGCGCGATGCGCAAGCTCTTCATTCCACAAGATTATCGGAGTTCGAAAGCCGCAACCTCAGCCGGGAAGTTAAATCAGCTTGCTATTTTGGTTGCGTCGAGGACACCAAAGGCATTCAACTAGTAACCACTTCAGAGGGCAGTGCCAGGATAAAGCTTTGCAATGTGAATACCATTGTTAGTACCGTCGTACTGATTGCTCTATTTTCCGCTTCTGATATTGATTCCTTATCTTTTAATAAGGCATGTGACAGCGTAGTGTCGATGAACGAATTTGCGACTCAACTCTGTAAGCGGTATCAAAAGAGGGTTAGGGGTTTATCAGGAAACGGAATGCAAATAGCAGCCACCGCGGCCAATCCTGACCGAAGTTGCCGTATCGCATGTCAAGACTTGTTCCTAAGCCACCGTTTCTATTTTGTTAACGGCGAACAAGGCCTCTTTCCGGTTGGGTCACGTTGTAATCATAACCAACAGAACCGTTACTGTGTGAATGGAAAATGTCTGGCAAGTGACTCTCCTCATCTATTATCAATGCTGATCcgttttaaattcattttaattataGCTTGTTTTTCGGTACTTTTTATTTCAGCTGTTCGGTAATGATGGTATGCCCGTTAACGACTCAAACGCGCACGGTTCACCGAACCGAATAAGAAGATCGGCAACACAAAGTGACAAAATCTTCGAATATTTTCTACCAAGCAGTGTAACAAAGCAAATCAATCTAGCCTTTATGAAAGCCTTAATCGCAGGCATTTCGCAAACTTATGCTGCCGATGGTAATATTTTgaagtttcgtgttttaaGAACATTACATTCCTAAGAATTTCATGTTTTAGACACAACTGTGGAAGATGGAATCAATTTTGGAAATCCTGTCGATCTACTTGATCCAGTTGCGTGATGACCGATGTAGAagctaaaaatggaaaccatttGATCGTGGTGAAAAATTTTAGAAATCCTAATAAACTCtataacatataatttaacatacgcccttttttgtttcctgcTACTGCTGTTAAAGCTGCTTATGCACGGGTATTTTTAACTAAACCAGCGAAAAACACAATTGAATGATAAAGTATCCTTAATACGACTCTGCCCGATCTATTGAtactaaataataataataataaaagtttCGTTAAATATTTTTGCAGGGCTCGATTAAAAAGCTTGCTCAAGTTTCGCTCTTTCCCGTTTACAAGTGCAAATCGAAAAGTTTACACTTAGCCACATTTTGCATGCACATCTAAagggccacacgaagcgtatatcggagcgtaaaaacgtcaaaTCGTTTGCGCTTCGGGTAACaagtttaaaatataaaaccaaaatgtTAAACGTGTTTaaattcgtgtttttggttggagaaaatagaaatcgaagatgtaagttgatttctgaacatattttttctcttattGTAggttttgttgctataccagcaaataagaacttacattattgtaaacaaagcgtttgcaaacggtttttacgtgtccgctgGGGCATAAACGTTTCGACAAAAGCGCACAAAATTcggcatttatctgaaatgtcagatcgagtgtttgcgctccgtgtggcaccccagCATCACAATGTTGAGGTTTCAAGTTTCAACTCGATAGCTGACAACTGATTTTCAACTGACTTTAACGAAACAAACGTCAACATATGCGCATCAACATCAACGTTTTTGGTAAACAATAGTTGTTGTTCCGGAAAAGATTCGTAATTACTTCATGACGTACGAAACACTTCTAAGAACAGCTTTGATTCTGTATCTTACCATTGCAGAATTTGTGGAATCAAGAATGGCGAAACCAACCCACGAAGAACTAAGTGTGCTGAAGCAGGAATCGGACAAATCTTTCCTTCCAGAGTGTTGGAGAGACGATAACCGAATGGGTGTGCTCTTGAGCGAATTTCGACCCAGGATGGTTAACCCTGATAGCTATGACAGCAAATTAAAGTTCTGGAAGGAATTAATTTCCTCCTACTGCATTGCTACAGGGCAGTGCGTTGTATCTATAGCCAGCCTCAAGGAATCCTTTCGCCGAAAGGGAACTGTACCGTACTGCCTTCAGACGGTGTTTGATGAAATGGACGCGAATGGGGAACTTCTGCAAATGGAGCAACTTTTGGAACAAACCGCGTCTTTGGGATGGAGCCAATGGGCCTTCAATAAATTCATGCAAACTCCAGTTAAGTGGGGCTACGAAAAAGCTCGTCACACGTTAGTTGGAAATACTCGCAATGAATTACAGCAATATGTTGTGAAAAAAGTGGCAATGGTATGTCATCAAGTGCGATATATTTTTATAACCAGTCGGCAACATAACATAATAATAGT
The nucleotide sequence above comes from Anopheles bellator chromosome 1, idAnoBellAS_SP24_06.2, whole genome shotgun sequence. Encoded proteins:
- the LOC131215345 gene encoding A disintegrin and metalloproteinase with thrombospondin motifs adt-1; its protein translation is MCRRRVKCAHQTVVETTVRPHIVAFLVIVTVLMQHSIVCIHLDIERVDYLILNNIKIDEKNLYKYIDKHEQLMLFGGSPKDDFTIISVHQRKRAARSWPGIGHLHFNMGGAGANFSLQLQKSDILIDDSFVFLKHYDNSTVLLDDSYDRIMRYKDCFYRNERAAFDLCEGNVRGLVRSNETNIIIHPLPERFGKRAHILLNKDKLQDTRSIAELPVAVQTHGRRHKRQLDGISVVPDVLHIETAIFIDKDLYRHMVKNYPKNTEGYLIRFILTMINGVQILYNHPSLGHTINFILKRLEILHNDPQDLRRSIDIDVYLNSFCGWQRKLNPISDADPVHFDHAIILTGLDLFVVNKNGKSSNQVVGLAPVSGMCTATSSCTINEGKHFESVFVVSHEIGHNLGMRHDTSENNCDPTLYIMSPTLGSGKTSWSSCSRNYLNAFLKTSQATCLFDRGHYELLLDHTREGKLPGERFDADQQCLLKYGKDSVRSKTQDLTDICRDLHCQRDRYTWTSHPALEGTSCGKAMWCRSGVCTSKITSLSAHPNGQRITAFKTIDKKTFLEGIRLASLKQDLTKAISVIPTWSQWSDPTECVSGCLYGESGRLKEGSTGLRQFTRTCLDKRKHCSGSSRKYETCLNKQCYNIARITVSEFSNQICGRAQEFDADIIGYGLQKAVLDAEDACKVFCATKSGTPKTKSWIYPDGTRCQLLDGNQQDTYYCVSGRCELFDCNNTTNNYYRLHAMLCPSSYDVERISNSIYRENHRDYKEFRLTQKSVSTNQIAERMTTITQGTRSSQYLVDMCVVTGKPNGDSYITDHYNARDAQALHSTRLSEFESRNLSREVKSACYFGCVEDTKGIQLVTTSEGSARIKLCNVNTIACDSVVSMNEFATQLCKRYQKRVRGLSGNGMQIAATAANPDRSCRIACQDLFLSHRFYFVNGEQGLFPVGSRCNHNQQNRYCVNGKCLLFGNDGMPVNDSNAHGSPNRIRRSATQSDKIFEYFLPSSVTKQINLAFMKALIAGISQTYAADDTTVEDGINFGNPVDLLDPVA